AAGGGAATTAATTATTCGAAGTTACTACCTGCCTCCACAGACAAAGCAAGTGAAGACCAGTTCATATGTATTTCTCTCCATCTCTTCCATCTATAAATACGCATTTGCTCCAGACAATATTTTCATCCACCTCCAATTCTCTCTTATACAAAACACTTAACATATACGCGTATTGAGATCACGATGATGAAGGGTGCTCATTtccctgctgctgctgcttttGCCCTACTGGCACTGGCTACCTTCCACCTTGTCTCTGCCTCTGATCCTAGTTCTCTTCAAGATTTCTGTGTAGCACTCAAACCCAACGAAACTGCTGGTAGAGACTAGCGTCTACTCACtagtatatgtatatgtatatgtatatgtatatgtatatgtatgaaTGCATGTTCTGATATCGTGTTTTTTCCATGCATATTGCAGTGTTTGTGAATGGGATAGTCTGCAAGGACCCTAAGCTTGTAACAGCAaatgatttcttctttttcgggCTCCAGAATCCTGGAAACACATCAGGCCCGCTTGGTTCCAGGGTCACCCCGGTGAATGTGGAGCAGATAGGAGGACTGAACACTCTTGGTATCTCCCTTGCTCGCATAGACTACGCACCATATGGACTTAACCCTCCTCACACCCACCCCCGGGGCTCGGAAATCCTTGTGGTCATGGAAGGCACACTATTGGTTGGCTTCGTCACATCCAACCCTGAAAACCGCCTAATCACCAAAGTGTTGAACGCGGGAGATGTGTTTGTCTTCCCAGTTGGTCTTATTCACTTCCAGTTCAACATAGGAAAGGGCAAAGCTGTGGCTTTTGCCGGACTGAGCAGCCAGAACCCAGGTCT
This is a stretch of genomic DNA from Argentina anserina chromosome 4, drPotAnse1.1, whole genome shotgun sequence. It encodes these proteins:
- the LOC126791265 gene encoding putative germin-like protein 2-1 translates to MMKGAHFPAAAAFALLALATFHLVSASDPSSLQDFCVALKPNETAVFVNGIVCKDPKLVTANDFFFFGLQNPGNTSGPLGSRVTPVNVEQIGGLNTLGISLARIDYAPYGLNPPHTHPRGSEILVVMEGTLLVGFVTSNPENRLITKVLNAGDVFVFPVGLIHFQFNIGKGKAVAFAGLSSQNPGLIIIANNVFGSTPPINLDVLTKAFQVDNNVVQYLQKQFWYDNN